A genomic stretch from Triplophysa dalaica isolate WHDGS20190420 chromosome 4, ASM1584641v1, whole genome shotgun sequence includes:
- the LOC130418816 gene encoding cystatin-B-like produces MDETCGGWSREQDVQGHPEIQKICDMVKPHVEIKVGKIFEEFTAKRFISQVVAGMNYIIKVHVGGSVFVLVKVFQALPYEGGVLTLGVCQYPKEEGDPLTPS; encoded by the exons ATGGATGAAACATGTGGAGGATGGAGTAGGGAACAAGATGTCCAGGGACATCCAGAGATCCAGAAGATCTGTGATATG gtGAAGCCACATGTAGAAATTAAAGTCGGTAAGATTTTTGAAGAATTCACTGCCAAACGCTTCATCTCACAAGTTGTTGCCGGAATGAACTACATAATCAAA gtacATGTAGGAGGTTCTGTGTTCGTACTTGTGAAGGTGTTTCAAGCTCTGCCGTATGAGGGAGGGGTACTGACGCTTGGTGTATGTCAATATCCTAAAGAAGAAGGAGATCCTTTAACACCCTCTTAA
- the gdnfb gene encoding glial cell line-derived neurotrophic factor — translation MKIGVVMLLMFSCVFSAPLNKTHSCPSEAHNQCSQTSDLTSHISQRSSQHHLLQSHANKHLDGTQHSDIVFRQKRSVRGRGVVRKTDRRNRGGASGCALRRVQLRVSDLGLGFKSPEEFVYTYCSGVCVNSLTNYDKILTSLKPLLIKSPPTACCRPIEYDDDLSFLDDNLIYHTMEKHSARTCGCV, via the exons ATGAAGATCGGAGTCGTGATGCTGCTGATGTtcagttgtgtgttttctgcGCCGCTGAACAAAACACACTCTTGTCCTTCAGAAGCACACAATCAGTGTTCACAAACATCAGATCTCACCTCTCACATCTCACAGAGATCATCTCAACATCATCTGCTCCAGTCTCACGCAAACAAACATCTGGACGGAACACAACACTCTG ACATTGTTTTCAGACAGAAGAGATCTGTGCGAGGGAGAGGTGTTGTGCGTAAGACGGACAGGAGGAATCGTGGAGGAGCGTCTGGATGTGCGCTCAGGCGGGTTCAGTTGAGAGTGTCTGATCTGGGTTTGGGTTTTAAGAGTCCAGAAGAGTTTGTGTACACTTACTGCAGCGGCGTGTGTGTAAACTCTCTCACAAACTACGACAAGATCCTCACCAGCCTCAAACCCCTTCTGATCAAGTCCCCTCCAACCGCCTGCTGTCGACCTATCGAATACGACGATGACCTGTCGTTTCTGGATGACAATCTGATATATCACACAATGGAGAAACACTCGGCACGGACATGTGGCTGCGTGTAG